Genomic window (Nicotiana sylvestris chromosome 7, ASM39365v2, whole genome shotgun sequence):
tcatcggcAACAACCTGCACCTTGTTCTCAAATTGcagatccttaatctgttgtttcagcttgcctattttgGCTCGGTATTCcggctctttggccaaccagtcccacggttcttgcgacgcctcaatGAACTCTTGAATGTGGGATTTTTGGCTAGTCGTTCTGGCTCATCTCTTACAACATCTCTCTTCCTGTACCAGGCAATATAAGCCGGTGAGACTTCACCTCAGGATAGGTCGCGCACTCGAGTATTTACCGTTAAATATTgcattcattccatatagaacgaacgacttcttcatgaaattggtcgTTGATACCAACCACGATTGCataaatactgagatcttcatctgggtgtactacctgacacctccctaactatctcatcacccggtaaggcgcataaggctgaatgcctcggagtcccattaagaggaagtaaggacccaTGACGGGCATGtatacaatttcttcaacaggaagccaacccaatgtccaccctaTTTGTGCTGTTGTGATTATGCGAAGgcaagatacccagtcttcagacccttctggaaatttgagccctgaaaccctcgtgttatatccttcaatgcaaccttcgtttgtagatctacagctcatatactgaggatgatgacacaagtgctcgatcatccacatttgcaataacaagttgcatccttcgaaaaaatctaccccggctttacaggctgtgagagctcggtatatctcagacactattaTAGGGACCagcgtgcttttgttgttggtaattaggaccttgacgactccagccacttttaaatcaatatttctgtctttccgaggaaacaccacaatgcccaagaatgctaccatgaaggcgaaccgcctatgttcatcccattttgtccgattccctctgctgcaaaccccgctttccagatcgtcaaaccctcctatatgcccatacctctggtatatgaactgcaaagtagaaaaacccctatccaaTTCAGAGTACGAGACTCTCTTGCTTATCTTCagcagatccatgaacttgtgcgaattgacggctcttggtgcaatcagatatttgtgccttagcccctcagtaatgtccatatatcctgctacctcttctaaggttggggtaagttcaaaattcgagaagtggaatacgttgtgggtcgggtcccaaaatgtaatcaaggcctttatgatgtcacatctgggtctgacgttcaacaaactggtgagacctcccagatgtagtttgatcttatctcgctctgacttttccaaatcctcccaccacaagcgcaactccaaagggatcttgctcctaactgttaccggcaaacttggacccgggctcattctgtatgtttgtttggggtgattaacactcattggactcaaagaaagaataaactaaaattgacacacattaaaataaaactccggtcttgtcaatacgacctttcagcatttcgaagaagatttaaaggccgtgttttaccaaccggacaaaacattgaaaacaattaaaagtggctattttcgcaaaaacagccttccggcgtctttttagggacattcggctattttttacaagaatgaaatcacccgacttatttacgacgaaagattaaaatttttgacatttgtggctattttgcaaaatgagaggttggacccgataagggttacctacgtatctcatatcctgtgagaatcaaaccggcatagTTCGGGCCACAACCAATAAATTAATTCtgacaacaagacttgtttaaacaaattacactaaattttttttttcacaaaattttggtagagtttgccggtaactcagaattatctctctacaccgctattttttttttccagaagccggtcaacatgcaagtctgcggcaaataaatgcataaaacaCACAGGATGCagtaggatggtcttttcatttcaggttgcttgtcctagacggacccaacccctgtgttgagtcccctaagtcaaatgcacatgatgcaaataagcgttcctactagggatccggcatgaggttttgttatactaggtttatcctgggtgtttgttccagacctggcttacccaagcggacaactcgagccgaggatgggaactgcgtaccggtaaccaaacgatcatccggttttgcaactcctccgaatcctcgttctattttgggataggacactaacagaaagaagtcacgaccagcgtgcactcctcaagagagagaagagagggatttcgtagcagtttatatatacagttcagataatatcaaagcggtaaaagcaacatttagaacattaagcccaaacatgtaataaaatcagataataaacaaagccagatacaacaattattataagctcaaattctgaaccctgaaccagagattctgggttcggtccccagcagagtcgccagagctgtcacacctcctttttcgcccgcgccatCGCAAAGGGATGCGGAAGgtagttttttccaattaaaggacaatcgaaacgggatttatttatttatttcagagtcgccacttgggagatttacggtgtcccaagtcactagtttaatcctgaatcgaggaaaatattgattctgtttaacagtctgcgcaccagaaatccggataaggaattctgttaacccgggagaaggtgttaggcattcccgagttccgtggttctagcacggtcgctcaactgtcatattcggcttgattatctgattttatacaattatgaacttatgtgcaaaactttaaactctttaccgcttttattattattattattattattatcgagaattgcaacatcgtgaaaatacatctcgaaccacgtcacatcaatgcacccgtggttgttggcatatttcaactctgttgagatttggatttgggtcacataaatgtgcacccgagtttaagaagataaccttattaaatacgcgcctaaagcgactagcgtatcattattttatttttttggtagggccatgaaaatttgctaaacggcccatcccgaaatctaaatattttaaaacaaattattgaGGGCACCGCAacttgtgtattcttgtttgtcgaggctcgcctcatttattttaaggatatcctaaaatgactacatttctattaaatccgtctctaaaataaaagagaaaaaaaatcctaattaattacatgcttgcaaaaaagggcgtaacatattaaatactagattaagacaaatgttaacggaaaggaatattactaaaattgaaattataaataaaatacggaaccgacaaataatatattcaaaagaaactaattatcctataactagattaaactcgcattgttagatgacttgaaccgttggaattaattatttacaactatttgaaactagaatcaatcttaattactaatgcatattcgaaagtttattaaatttaaacgttAACtcatcttgtttgaactcaaatcatgccataatgcctaatttacaaaattaatttaaattcatgctttaactaaatttagctacatgctcacgattaacctactgttgacaatattaaaaccttcatagctagtgaaccaatcagttttgccaagccgattcactaaagaccaacttatgttattttcctcttattccaattattaaacaatttgacagtaatgagcatgatTAAATATACACTACCTAATAATTAAACTAAAGcagagtattatttaatacatcactacaagattcCTAGTTATGCATAACGACAGAAATTtgcagaataataatacatgaaatagcctaaataaaatcagtaaaagaaacaaagaaaaagctaaattaaaacttcaaagttccattctccatatgtattcatgctttcacatttcagcttacaatatcgaCAGGGTTACagccatgtacctggtattggaagtaaaagaagaggaagatcaacaGAAATGTTGTAGCatataacaacagcaacaccccgcaaccagtaacaaccagcaacgagaaaccagtgaaagattttaaaataaaaataaaaatccagcaataaccagtgaaatagtagcaaataaccaaccaaactcaaggaacaaaccacatgaaaatccagaaacaccaacaataaTCAACGGGCAAAAACAAAGTGAACcctttttagattgaaagaccagttaatgtttaacccttaattctctcttaatgctcagaaaattctttcttttaaactctcttcaaatCGAATCCccttcaatatttttaaattccTCTTTTCAAATTCGAAATCTCAAAAATCTTTCAATCTTTGCGAATTCTTCTCCTTCTTCCTTATTTGTGTCCAACTCTTTCTCTTTATATCCAAACTAGCAGCACCTAAATTAATTctcaccattatgtcttgtcccccgtTATGCACTAATTATTTATATTAATTctcaccattatgtcttgtcctccATTATGCATTAATTAATTGTATTAATTCCCACCATTATGTCTGGTCCCCCATTATGCACTAATTAATTGTATTAattcccaccattatgtcttgtcccccattatgcaCTAATTAATTGTATTAATTctcaccattatgtcttgtcccccactacgtattattttatgcattattttaatatattagcgcttagtggacagaacactcaaattaatcaattgctaaaacttaaaatcccgaaaatgcccctaaaactactgaaattaccattctaccccatcagctataaccaaatcacctaatcaatctaaccaaaagacagcagctataaccaattcctaatcaaatttcatcaactaatttaggctagaaactcaatatttttgactgaacaatatttttaacaacaaacatactttcagattcaataacagtaacaaattaaACATAACCAACAAGTAGATtgaaatcactaaactcaataatcaattgaactttaaattaaatctaacaacatgattaaactaaacacttctatattaaaactaaacaagaacataaaacaaactgaagaaataatcaagaaatgataaacaacgaacaagaaaagaatcaaacatatactgatttcaaatccgagaatatcaaacaaagtacggacagaaatgaaacttaaaccaactaaccggaaatgaccgCAACGGAACAAAAACTCGGAGAGCAACCTCAACGTACCGGatctcgacgaacaacgacgacctcaactAAAACAgaaaactcgaaccaagactgccaacgacctcGACGTGAGATGAAGTTGCTGCTGGTGGACGACCTCGACGATGGTTAACGACGAGCTGCTCAGCTGCTGGTGGGCGACGAGGCAGCGTGAGGCTACTGTGCGTCGCGAGATGAAGCAGCAGCACTGTCGAAGAAGCTGCAGCAGCACtgctgctcgtcaatggcgggGGTCGTTGGCAGTGTCATAGACGGGTGGTTTGGATGGACGACGAGGGTCGTGACTGATCGACGCACGAGTGAGATAGGTTGCTCGACGAGCAGGAACGCAGCAGTGGGGCGTTGGGCAGTCCGTAGGGGGTTGTGCGGAGATGGAGCTCGCTGGGGTTTCAGGTGGAACGAGGAAGAAGATGACCAGAGCTGCTCAACTTCCTCATATGGCCAACCATCAACAACGAAAACATCGAGGGAGTATCCATCAACAGTGGAAAATACATGTGCTTCCTGAATGTTTAGACCAAGCTCAGATAGCAATGAAGTTAACTGACTGAGGAGCTTCGGCTTGTCATCGGTTAAAAACGTAATTTTCATGCATGGGCCGTAGCAAATTTCCACAAGTAACAGTAGCATCCCCATCTTGAACTTTAGATTTGTTAGCTTCAAGAGCAAGTGCTTCCAAATTAGGCGAAGAACCAAAGGCAGGTAGAGGAAGGACACTTCGGCTAATTCCCTTGTTTGCAGAGCTAAATGGAACAGAATCTGTTGAGCTTCCATCAGGAACTGGAGGAACCTAGTAGGAAGGCGACTGAAGTGAGCCCAAAGCTCATCGTCGAAAGCAGGCTGTTGAGCCTCAACGTTGTTGGATTGTTTAAACCGGCGAAGAACCTCATTGTAAACCTCTAATTTTTTACTGTGTTGACGACTGTTCGTCGGCGCTGAATCCACCACTCTACTACCACAACTTTCGTTATCCTCCATCACCATTTCAAATCTCTCTccatctccctctctctctcactctcccgctccctctccctctccctctgCAATGAAACTTCTTTCTCTTAACGAAAACAATGTGCTCACGTCTAAAAGCATAAATCAAATACTACCGTAGGAATTGGGTAGGGCGGAGTGTTTTTTTTAGGGTTTGGGGAAAATGAAGAATGAAAAATGGGAAGAGGGGGGGTAActcgtttgggttatggggcggaccgggtcgggttgaCCCGGTGGGGGTTTGGGTTGGATAAGAGGTTATTTGGGCCTatgtttaaaattgaagaagaggcctaattccgattttctttatattttttgctctcttttcttttactttctaattaataaaactaaaattctaaattaagttataaactaaattaacttatcaaaaatactaattaattcatagcaacaattatcatacataattaaacaccaattaaaacaaaattgcacaatttgacagtGAATGctaaaatgcaaacgatgcatatatttgtaattttcattcttgtaaaacaaacttaattacttctaattgtaAACTTAAATCATAAATGCAAATgtgatatatttttgtatttttattaatttaacaaataaacatgcacagacaaatgcaaataatacaagaaaaataacacaaaattcacaaccattgcaaacaaactaaaaattattttattttgattttttttggaagtaattcatatatataggacaaaaaatcacgtgctcacaatggtaaaagcctaaatatccccagcagagtcgtcatgctgtcgcgccctctttttccttcgcggaattgggtttatgacattttggttgggacaactctttccttttgggaaagggggtttgcagtttgaagagtcaccacctaacgatttaaggtgcgttagggcacctataaggttcatttataactacgtttggtaactagagagagggtaagggcttgaaattatcccaagaggaaggtattaggcaccactcacgatccactagtgtggttcccggtcaaacaattttttgtgaatttgtacaattagcaaataagcAAGTATGGATCAAATAGtaagggatttaagtttaaatacataaGTGTTTGAAAAAAAACAATCAGTGAAAAGTgagattttgaaaagagttacaatctaagcatattcggGAATGTaaaaagggggtgtcctaggtttgtttataatatggatcacatcaatgtaatacccggtatgacaatcctcaaagaggggttacacgtggtatttatgcacaggtcatcatatccatatctaccctttcccgccccgtgaaggtagtTAAAAtgaaggttggtctcgacccctattgcatgctgttacccgtcccttcctatcagtccctgaggaatttag
Coding sequences:
- the LOC138873360 gene encoding serine/threonine-protein kinase STY46-like, with the translated sequence MVMEDNESCGSRVVDSAPTNSRQHSKKLEVYNEVLRRFKQSNNVEAQQPAFDDELWAHFSRLPTRFLQFLMEAQQILFHLALQTRELAEVSFLYLPLVLRLIWKHLLLKLTNLKFKMGMLLLLVEICYGPCMKITFLTDDKPKLLSQLTSLLSELGLNIQEAHVFSTVDGYSLDVFVVDGWPYEEVEQLWSSSSSFHLKPQRAPSPHNPLRTAQRPTAAFLLVEQPISLVRRSVTTLVVHPNHPSMTLPTTPAIDEQQCCCSFFDSAAASSRDAQ